The following proteins are co-located in the Mesorhizobium australicum WSM2073 genome:
- a CDS encoding outer membrane protein yields MRALLLASAMLTVIGGQAFAADAIGLGPAAHDWSGVYVGGHLGYGFGKTDATYNLPNTPAIRGTQDYDIDGFLGGVQIGYNYQVNSAVLGIEADISGADIKGHSDEVNVGGGDVYDTRVDWFGSISARAGYAFGSTLVYGTGGLAIGGVENQYLDGPADSYSEKNTKIGWTIGAGLEQAITDHWSANAEYRYVDLRDQTINYAPNSNTTFDNTFSTVRIGMNYKF; encoded by the coding sequence ATGAGAGCCCTGTTGCTGGCTTCGGCAATGCTGACTGTGATTGGCGGACAGGCGTTCGCCGCCGACGCCATCGGGCTGGGCCCGGCCGCGCATGACTGGTCCGGCGTCTATGTCGGCGGGCATCTCGGCTATGGTTTCGGCAAAACCGACGCGACCTACAACCTGCCAAATACGCCAGCGATCCGGGGCACGCAGGACTACGACATCGACGGCTTTCTGGGCGGTGTCCAGATCGGCTACAATTACCAGGTCAATTCCGCGGTTCTGGGGATCGAGGCCGATATTTCGGGCGCCGATATCAAGGGGCATTCCGACGAGGTCAATGTCGGCGGAGGCGATGTCTACGACACCAGGGTGGATTGGTTCGGATCGATCAGCGCCAGGGCAGGCTATGCGTTCGGCAGCACCCTTGTCTACGGGACCGGCGGCCTCGCTATCGGAGGTGTCGAGAACCAGTATCTCGATGGCCCGGCCGACAGCTATTCCGAAAAGAACACCAAAATTGGCTGGACGATTGGCGCCGGGCTGGAGCAGGCAATCACCGATCATTGGTCGGCAAATGCCGAATACCGATATGTCGACCTGCGGGATCAGACGATCAACTACGCGCCCAACTCCAATACGACTTTCGACAACACGTTCAGTACCGTCAGGATCGGGATGAACTACAAGTTCTGA
- the dgcA gene encoding N-acetyl-D-Glu racemase DgcA yields MARVISVEAERFPIAGTFTISRGSKTEAEVITCTISDNGHAGRGECVPYKRYGETMDGVSGAIAAMRDRIAGGMDRAALLDAMPAGAARNAIDCALWDLEAKISGNPGANAIWPAPLHQLETAYTLSLGEPEAMAAQARANAGRPLLKVKIGGDNDAARIQAVRQAAPGSRLILDANEGWTDDNIVANLAFAAKQDIALIEQPLPAGRDGILRHIAHPVPICADESVHEAGNLEALVGLYDAVNIKLDKSGGLTAALTLRDRARELGFGIMVGCMVGTSLAMAPAVLLAQGADFVDLDGPLLLARDRVPGLVYQGSLVSPPDRALWG; encoded by the coding sequence ATGGCGCGTGTCATTTCGGTCGAGGCCGAACGTTTTCCCATCGCCGGGACCTTCACCATTTCGCGCGGCTCCAAGACTGAGGCCGAGGTCATCACCTGCACGATCAGCGACAACGGCCATGCCGGTCGCGGCGAATGCGTTCCCTACAAGCGCTATGGCGAGACCATGGACGGCGTGAGCGGCGCGATCGCGGCGATGCGCGACCGGATCGCCGGCGGAATGGACCGTGCCGCCCTGCTCGACGCAATGCCTGCCGGAGCGGCGCGTAACGCCATAGACTGTGCCCTGTGGGACCTTGAAGCCAAGATCAGCGGCAATCCGGGGGCGAACGCAATCTGGCCGGCCCCTTTGCATCAGCTCGAAACCGCCTACACGCTGTCGCTCGGCGAACCGGAGGCGATGGCGGCGCAGGCCCGCGCCAATGCCGGCAGGCCGCTGCTGAAGGTCAAGATCGGCGGCGACAACGACGCCGCCCGCATCCAGGCGGTGAGGCAGGCGGCGCCCGGGAGCCGATTGATCCTCGATGCGAATGAAGGCTGGACCGACGACAACATCGTCGCGAATCTGGCTTTTGCCGCGAAGCAAGACATCGCGCTGATCGAGCAGCCGCTGCCGGCGGGCCGTGACGGCATCCTGCGCCACATAGCCCATCCGGTGCCGATCTGCGCTGACGAGAGCGTCCATGAAGCAGGAAACCTCGAGGCGCTTGTCGGCCTCTACGACGCCGTCAACATCAAGCTCGACAAGTCCGGCGGGCTGACAGCGGCGCTCACCTTGCGCGACCGCGCCCGTGAGCTGGGTTTCGGCATCATGGTCGGCTGCATGGTCGGCACGTCGCTGGCAATGGCGCCGGCGGTGCTGCTGGCGCAAGGAGCGGATTTCGTCGACCTCGACGGCCCGCTGCTGCTTGCCCGGGATCGTGTGCCGGGTCTCGTTTACCAGGGATCGCTCGTCTCACCCCCGGACCGGGCTCTGTGGGGCTGA
- a CDS encoding SDR family oxidoreductase has product MDLGIRGKKAIVCASSKGLGRGCAMALAEAGCDIVVNGRNPELVAKTAAELRQRHGVTVTEVVGDVSKPEIQKALLAACPEPDILVNNNGGPPLRDFRELDRGKILEGVTQNMVTPIELVQAVIDGMAARGFGRIVNITSLSVYVPIPGLDLSSGARAGLTSFLAGVARTVIERNVTINSLLPGKLDTDRLRGPHEAGTPEDPKAAAARKTRISADVPAKRLGTPEEFGQICAFLCSVHAGYLTGQNIPVDGGLYVSAF; this is encoded by the coding sequence ATGGATCTCGGTATCCGCGGAAAGAAGGCCATCGTCTGCGCTTCGAGCAAGGGGCTTGGCCGTGGCTGCGCCATGGCGCTGGCCGAGGCGGGCTGCGACATCGTCGTCAATGGGCGCAATCCGGAGCTGGTCGCGAAAACCGCCGCGGAACTGCGCCAGCGCCATGGCGTGACGGTGACGGAAGTGGTCGGCGACGTTTCTAAGCCGGAGATACAGAAAGCGCTGCTCGCCGCCTGTCCGGAACCCGACATCCTCGTCAACAACAATGGCGGACCGCCATTGCGCGATTTCCGCGAACTCGATCGCGGCAAAATCCTCGAAGGCGTGACCCAGAACATGGTGACGCCGATCGAACTGGTGCAGGCGGTCATTGACGGCATGGCTGCGCGCGGCTTCGGCCGCATCGTCAACATCACCTCGCTATCGGTCTACGTCCCCATACCCGGCCTCGACCTGTCGTCGGGCGCGCGCGCCGGCCTGACCTCGTTTCTCGCCGGCGTGGCGCGCACGGTGATCGAGCGCAACGTGACCATCAACAGTCTCTTGCCCGGCAAGCTCGACACTGACCGACTGCGCGGCCCGCATGAGGCTGGCACGCCGGAGGATCCCAAGGCGGCCGCGGCGCGCAAGACCCGCATCAGTGCCGACGTGCCGGCCAAACGGCTCGGCACGCCGGAGGAATTCGGCCAGATCTGCGCCTTCCTCTGCTCGGTCCATGCCGGCTACCTGACCGGGCAGAATATACCCGTCGATGGCGGTCTCTACGTCAGCGCTTTCTGA
- a CDS encoding UDP-2,3-diacylglucosamine diphosphatase: MFISDVHLGSKAAKADFLIDFLRYHDADIIYLVGDIVDGWRLRRSWHWPQSHNDVVQKLLRKARKGASITYIAGNHDEFARQFQGVHFGGIVVADRAIHETADGRRLLVIHGDQFDTVVHNQRWLAYLGDHAYDAAMQVNRVITRLRQLLGLPYWSFSSWAKVKVKKAVNFIGSFQTVLSEEARRSHVDGVICGHIHHAAIESYGDVQYINTGDWVESCTAVVEHFDGRMEILTWAHVLPEAFDEPFIPLLIEDRVVQAA; this comes from the coding sequence ATGTTTATTTCCGATGTCCATCTGGGCTCGAAGGCGGCGAAGGCCGATTTCCTGATCGACTTCCTGCGCTACCACGACGCCGACATCATCTATCTGGTCGGCGATATCGTCGACGGCTGGCGCCTGAGGCGCAGCTGGCATTGGCCGCAAAGCCACAATGACGTCGTGCAGAAACTGCTGCGCAAGGCGCGCAAGGGCGCCTCGATCACCTATATCGCCGGCAATCACGACGAATTCGCCCGCCAGTTCCAGGGCGTGCATTTCGGCGGCATCGTCGTTGCCGACCGCGCCATCCATGAAACCGCCGATGGCCGGCGGCTGCTGGTCATCCATGGCGACCAGTTCGACACTGTAGTCCACAACCAGCGTTGGCTCGCTTATCTCGGCGACCATGCCTATGACGCCGCCATGCAAGTCAATCGGGTGATCACGCGGTTGCGCCAGCTGCTCGGCCTGCCTTACTGGTCGTTTTCGTCCTGGGCCAAGGTCAAGGTCAAGAAGGCGGTGAACTTCATCGGCTCGTTCCAGACAGTGCTCAGCGAGGAAGCGCGACGCTCGCATGTCGACGGCGTCATCTGCGGGCATATCCACCATGCCGCCATCGAAAGCTATGGGGACGTACAATATATCAACACCGGCGACTGGGTGGAGAGCTGCACCGCCGTGGTCGAGCATTTCGACGGCCGCATGGAAATCCTGACCTGGGCGCATGTATTGCCTGAAGCGTTTGACGAGCCCTTCATCCCGCTGCTGATCGAGGACAGGGTGGTGCAGGCGGCCTGA
- a CDS encoding MFS transporter, translating to MPLPPLLPEQLVKPSRFELRMSLIFGTLFISLGTHLPYFPLWLQAKGFHAEQIAVILAAPMFLRVVTTPLLTTLADRARDRADVYVVLVAASLLLSAGYFLTPTYATVLAVSLVLTIVWTPHSPIADSLALSGVRRFGANYASMRKWGSICYLLANVAGGFILAASGPGAVPVIIFLALGAALIAGLLAPRMGRPRKASPLSAVEIQHAAPSLFNAYFLSFTLGVGIITASHAFLYGFVSIYWKSIGISDSVVGLLWAWGVVSEVCMFVFFNRIFASVSVVKVMVIAGIGSVVRWIIFPLIWPLGLGIAGFFAVQSLHSVSVAMVLIGLQKMIGETVSEERTGAAQGIAYFFNGFFMAAVTLVSGPLYDRLGVDGFLAMIPIAIVGLMLIGFAARSAPQSPVRG from the coding sequence ATGCCGCTGCCACCGCTTTTGCCCGAACAACTCGTGAAGCCGAGCCGTTTTGAACTGCGCATGAGCCTGATCTTCGGCACGTTGTTCATATCGCTTGGTACCCATTTGCCCTATTTCCCGCTTTGGTTGCAGGCCAAGGGGTTTCATGCCGAGCAGATCGCCGTCATCCTGGCGGCGCCGATGTTCCTGCGCGTCGTAACGACGCCGCTGCTGACCACACTTGCGGATCGAGCCAGGGACCGCGCCGATGTCTATGTCGTGCTCGTCGCCGCATCGCTGCTGCTGTCCGCGGGATACTTCCTGACCCCGACATACGCGACGGTGCTGGCGGTGTCGCTGGTGCTGACTATCGTCTGGACGCCACATTCGCCGATCGCCGATTCGCTGGCGCTCTCGGGCGTGCGCCGCTTCGGGGCCAATTACGCGAGCATGCGCAAATGGGGGTCGATCTGTTATCTCCTGGCCAATGTCGCCGGCGGTTTCATCCTGGCGGCCAGTGGCCCTGGAGCCGTCCCGGTGATCATATTCCTTGCCCTTGGCGCGGCACTCATCGCAGGCCTGCTGGCACCGCGCATGGGACGGCCGCGAAAGGCCTCGCCGCTGTCGGCAGTGGAAATCCAGCACGCGGCGCCAAGCCTGTTCAACGCTTATTTCCTCTCCTTCACCCTTGGCGTCGGCATCATTACAGCCAGCCACGCCTTCCTCTACGGTTTCGTTTCCATTTACTGGAAATCGATCGGCATCAGCGATTCCGTTGTCGGCCTGCTGTGGGCGTGGGGCGTGGTGTCGGAAGTCTGCATGTTTGTGTTTTTCAATCGCATTTTCGCCTCCGTGTCTGTCGTCAAGGTGATGGTGATTGCCGGCATTGGATCCGTTGTGCGCTGGATCATCTTTCCACTGATATGGCCGCTCGGCCTCGGCATCGCCGGCTTCTTTGCCGTGCAGTCGCTGCATTCGGTGTCTGTCGCAATGGTGCTGATCGGCCTGCAGAAAATGATCGGCGAGACCGTCTCCGAAGAGCGCACGGGTGCCGCGCAAGGCATCGCCTATTTCTTCAACGGCTTCTTCATGGCCGCCGTTACGCTTGTTTCCGGCCCGCTCTATGACCGTCTCGGTGTCGATGGATTCCTGGCGATGATCCCGATCGCGATCGTCGGCCTTATGCTGATCGGGTTTGCCGCGCGCTCAGCCCCACAGAGCCCGGTCCGGGGGTGA
- a CDS encoding NADP-dependent malic enzyme: protein MEGENKKTARSDLDEAALYFHKHPTPGKLEIQATKPLGNQRDLALAYSPGVAAPCLEIRDNPATAADYTARANLVGVVSNGSAVLGLGNIGPLASKPVMEGKAVLFKKFAGIDVFDIEIDAPEIERMVETVAALEPTFGGINLEDIKAPECFEVEERLKARMSIPVFHDDQHGTAIIVAAAVLNGLEFAGKTISDIKVVTSGAGAAALACLNLLVSLGVRVENIWVTDRFGVAYKGRVDEMDRWKDPYVKDTDARTLADVITGADVFLGLSAAGVLKPELLQHMAPKPLILALANPNPEIMPEVARAARPDAMICTGRSDFPNQVNNVLCFPYIFRGALDCGASAINEEMKMAAVRAIAALAREEPSDVAARAYSSETPVFGPEFLIPSPFDPRLILRIAPAVAKAACDTGVATRPITDFAAYIDKLNRFVFRSGLVMKPVFSSAKASSAKRVIYADGEDERVLRAAQVVLEEGIAEPILIGRPHVIEVRLKRYGLRIKPGVDFGLINPEDDPRYRHYVDLLIELAGRRGVTTEAARTMVRTDNTVIAALALKRGDADAMVCGLEGRFERHLRNVTLIIGPRTGIKDRDLSTLSMLISQRGIIFLTDTHVSVDPTADEIAEMTVLAAEEIQRFGIEPKAALLSHSDFGSRDSPSALKMRQAAAILARIAPELQCDGEMHADSALSEHLRQRVYPHSRLKGEANLLVFPNLDSANITLTALRAMMDALHVGPILLGTDKPAHILTPSVTSRGVVNMTALAVVEAAHKAQAIANLD, encoded by the coding sequence ATGGAAGGCGAGAACAAGAAAACGGCACGTTCGGACCTCGACGAAGCCGCGCTCTATTTCCACAAGCACCCGACGCCGGGAAAGCTCGAGATCCAGGCGACCAAGCCGCTCGGCAACCAGCGCGACCTGGCGCTCGCTTATTCGCCCGGCGTCGCCGCCCCTTGCCTCGAAATCCGCGACAATCCGGCGACGGCCGCCGACTACACGGCGCGCGCCAACCTGGTCGGTGTCGTATCAAACGGCTCGGCCGTGCTCGGCCTCGGCAATATCGGGCCGCTCGCCTCCAAGCCGGTGATGGAGGGCAAGGCGGTCCTGTTCAAGAAGTTCGCCGGCATCGACGTCTTCGACATCGAGATCGACGCGCCGGAAATCGAGCGCATGGTCGAAACCGTCGCCGCTCTGGAGCCGACCTTCGGCGGCATCAACCTCGAGGACATCAAGGCGCCGGAGTGTTTCGAGGTCGAGGAACGCCTGAAGGCTCGCATGAGCATACCGGTGTTCCATGACGATCAGCACGGGACCGCCATCATCGTTGCCGCTGCCGTGCTCAACGGGCTGGAATTCGCCGGCAAGACCATTTCGGACATCAAGGTCGTCACCTCCGGCGCGGGTGCTGCCGCACTAGCCTGTCTCAATCTTCTCGTTTCCCTCGGCGTGCGCGTCGAAAACATCTGGGTCACCGACCGGTTCGGCGTCGCTTACAAGGGCCGTGTCGACGAGATGGACCGTTGGAAAGATCCTTATGTGAAGGACACCGACGCGCGCACCCTGGCCGACGTCATAACGGGCGCCGATGTTTTCCTCGGTCTCTCCGCCGCCGGCGTGCTGAAGCCGGAACTGCTGCAACACATGGCACCGAAGCCGCTGATCCTGGCGCTGGCCAATCCCAATCCGGAGATCATGCCGGAAGTGGCGCGCGCGGCCCGTCCAGACGCCATGATCTGCACCGGACGGTCCGATTTTCCCAATCAGGTCAACAACGTGCTTTGCTTCCCCTACATCTTCAGGGGTGCGCTCGACTGCGGCGCCAGCGCCATCAACGAGGAGATGAAGATGGCGGCGGTGCGGGCCATCGCCGCCCTTGCCCGCGAAGAGCCTTCCGATGTCGCCGCGCGCGCCTATTCCAGCGAGACGCCGGTCTTCGGACCCGAATTCCTGATCCCCTCGCCCTTCGATCCGCGCCTCATCCTGCGCATTGCGCCGGCGGTGGCCAAGGCAGCCTGCGACACCGGTGTGGCGACACGGCCGATCACCGACTTCGCCGCCTATATCGACAAGCTCAACCGCTTCGTCTTCCGCTCCGGCCTGGTGATGAAGCCGGTGTTCTCTTCCGCCAAGGCCTCCAGCGCCAAGCGCGTCATCTACGCCGACGGCGAGGACGAGCGCGTACTGCGTGCCGCCCAGGTTGTGCTTGAGGAAGGCATCGCCGAGCCGATCCTGATCGGCCGCCCGCACGTCATCGAGGTCAGGCTGAAGCGCTATGGCCTGCGTATCAAGCCCGGGGTCGATTTCGGCCTGATCAACCCGGAGGACGATCCGCGCTACCGCCACTATGTCGACCTCCTGATCGAACTCGCCGGCCGCCGCGGCGTGACGACGGAGGCCGCGCGTACCATGGTGCGCACCGACAACACGGTGATCGCCGCACTTGCGCTGAAGCGCGGCGATGCCGACGCCATGGTCTGCGGCCTCGAAGGCCGTTTCGAGCGGCATCTGCGCAATGTGACGCTGATCATAGGGCCGCGCACCGGCATCAAGGACCGGGACCTGTCCACGCTATCCATGCTGATCTCGCAACGCGGCATCATCTTCCTTACCGACACCCACGTCTCCGTCGACCCGACGGCCGACGAGATCGCCGAGATGACCGTGCTGGCGGCGGAAGAAATCCAGCGTTTCGGCATCGAGCCGAAGGCGGCACTCTTGTCGCATTCGGATTTCGGCTCGCGCGATTCGCCGAGCGCGCTGAAGATGCGTCAGGCCGCGGCGATTCTGGCGCGCATCGCGCCGGAGCTGCAGTGCGACGGCGAAATGCACGCCGATTCCGCTTTGTCGGAGCATCTGCGCCAGCGCGTCTATCCGCATTCGCGCCTGAAGGGCGAAGCCAATCTCCTGGTGTTCCCGAACCTCGATTCGGCCAACATCACGCTGACGGCGCTGCGGGCCATGATGGATGCCTTGCATGTCGGCCCCATCCTTCTCGGCACCGACAAGCCGGCGCACATATTGACACCCTCGGTGACCTCGCGCGGCGTCGTCAACATGACGGCGCTGGCGGTGGTCGAAGCCGCGCACAAGGCCCAGGCGATCGCCAATCTGGACTGA
- a CDS encoding glutamate--tRNA ligase has protein sequence MTVTVRFAPSPTGRIHIGNARTALFNWLFALNNKGRFIQRFDDTDIARSKQEFADAILYDLHWLGIFPDATEYQSRRFEIYDAAVERLKAAGVLYACYETPEELDLRRKVRRTRGLPPVYGREALALTTEQVAEYQADGRRPHWRFLLPNFSGDPLQPERTEIRWDDLVRGEEMVDLASLSDPVLVREDGTYLYTLPSVVDDMEMGVSHVIRGDDHVTNTGVQIALFKALGAEPPVFGHHNLLTTVSGEGLSKRTGALSIESLREDGIEPMAVASLAVLVGTSENVAAAHDLTELAGHFDPAATSKSSSKFDPAELFVLNRVLLHHMPFDEARDRLMVLGISGEQAEPFWLAVRGNLDRLADAVAWWRVLREGPREKPDFSDDDRDFLHQALDLLPEEPWNGTVWKDWTGKIREATGRKGKALFMPLRLALTGLPSGPELADLLPLMGREGTLARRP, from the coding sequence ATGACAGTTACCGTTCGTTTCGCCCCGTCACCGACCGGCCGCATCCATATCGGCAATGCGCGCACCGCTCTGTTCAACTGGCTGTTTGCCCTCAACAACAAGGGCCGCTTCATCCAGCGCTTCGACGACACCGACATCGCCCGCTCGAAGCAGGAATTCGCCGACGCCATCCTTTACGACCTGCACTGGCTGGGCATTTTCCCGGATGCCACCGAGTATCAGTCGCGGCGCTTCGAAATCTATGACGCGGCGGTGGAGCGGCTGAAGGCGGCGGGCGTTCTTTACGCCTGCTACGAAACGCCGGAAGAACTCGATCTCAGGCGCAAGGTGCGCCGCACGCGGGGCCTGCCGCCGGTCTATGGCCGCGAGGCATTGGCGCTGACGACAGAGCAGGTGGCCGAATATCAGGCCGATGGACGCCGGCCCCACTGGCGTTTCCTGCTGCCCAATTTCTCCGGCGATCCGCTGCAGCCGGAGCGCACCGAGATCCGCTGGGACGATTTGGTGCGTGGCGAGGAGATGGTGGATCTGGCCTCGCTGTCCGATCCGGTGCTGGTGCGTGAGGACGGCACCTATCTCTACACGCTGCCCTCCGTCGTCGACGACATGGAGATGGGTGTCAGCCATGTCATCCGCGGCGACGATCATGTCACGAACACCGGCGTGCAAATCGCCCTGTTCAAGGCGCTGGGTGCCGAGCCGCCCGTCTTCGGCCACCACAATCTCCTGACCACCGTCTCGGGCGAGGGGCTGTCGAAGCGCACCGGCGCACTTTCCATCGAGAGCCTGCGCGAAGACGGCATCGAGCCGATGGCCGTCGCTTCGCTGGCCGTACTGGTCGGCACGTCGGAAAATGTCGCGGCCGCGCATGACCTGACCGAACTCGCCGGCCATTTCGACCCGGCCGCGACCTCGAAATCGTCGTCCAAGTTCGATCCGGCCGAACTGTTCGTGCTCAACCGGGTGCTGCTGCATCACATGCCGTTCGACGAGGCGCGGGACCGGCTGATGGTGCTGGGTATTTCCGGCGAACAGGCCGAACCATTCTGGCTGGCGGTGCGCGGCAATCTCGACCGACTAGCCGATGCGGTTGCCTGGTGGCGCGTCCTGCGCGAAGGGCCGCGGGAGAAGCCCGACTTTTCCGACGACGACCGCGATTTTCTGCACCAGGCGCTCGATCTCCTGCCTGAGGAGCCGTGGAACGGGACGGTCTGGAAGGATTGGACCGGCAAGATCAGGGAAGCGACCGGCCGCAAGGGCAAGGCGCTGTTCATGCCGCTCAGGCTTGCCCTTACTGGACTGCCTTCGGGGCCGGAGCTTGCAGATCTATTGCCCCTGATGGGTCGGGAAGGAACGTTGGCCCGACGACCCTGA
- a CDS encoding ABC transporter permease, which produces MLTIGKRDASGTTASGADHDPRVAVGEEDGVLGCAFSGIWTTRTVALIDAEMRKIEKRSGFKMLALDLSKIEKIDTAGAWLIDRLVSVFEKKNVEVRLQGQSDVASILLEAVSEAVRREPEAGPAGPPNIVIRALEAVGRRVYEMRDDFLASMNILGATIRGAQMKLGRGHAVNPAAIFNQIDRMGVGAIPVVVLMSAIVGAIVAQQGAYQLSYFGADIFVVDLVGVLILRELGVLMTAIMIAGRSGSAITAEIGSMKMREEVDALKVIGLNPIGVLVFPRLVALVIALPCLTIIANFAALGGGIVAAWLYSDIPPAAFIDRLRVAIDLSTIFAGLIKAPFMAMIIGTIASVEGMKVGGSAESLGQHVTASVVKSIFVVIILDGLFAMFYAAIQF; this is translated from the coding sequence ATGTTGACCATCGGCAAACGCGACGCAAGCGGCACGACCGCCTCGGGGGCTGACCACGACCCGCGCGTCGCGGTCGGCGAGGAGGATGGGGTCCTCGGCTGTGCGTTCTCCGGGATCTGGACGACGCGGACGGTGGCGCTGATCGACGCCGAGATGCGCAAGATCGAGAAACGAAGCGGTTTCAAGATGTTGGCGCTCGATCTTTCGAAAATCGAGAAGATCGACACCGCCGGCGCCTGGCTGATCGACCGGCTGGTGAGCGTTTTCGAGAAGAAGAATGTCGAGGTAAGGCTGCAAGGCCAAAGTGACGTCGCTTCCATCCTGCTCGAAGCGGTGAGCGAGGCCGTCCGGCGCGAACCCGAAGCCGGACCGGCGGGACCGCCCAACATTGTCATTCGGGCATTGGAGGCGGTGGGCCGGCGCGTCTACGAGATGCGCGACGATTTCCTTGCCTCGATGAACATATTGGGCGCCACCATCCGCGGCGCGCAGATGAAGCTCGGCCGTGGCCATGCCGTGAATCCGGCGGCGATCTTCAACCAGATCGATCGCATGGGCGTCGGCGCTATCCCCGTGGTGGTGCTGATGTCGGCGATCGTTGGTGCCATCGTCGCCCAGCAGGGTGCCTATCAGCTCAGCTATTTCGGCGCCGACATCTTCGTCGTCGACCTGGTCGGCGTGCTGATCCTGCGCGAACTCGGCGTGCTGATGACGGCAATCATGATCGCCGGACGCTCCGGCAGCGCGATCACCGCCGAAATCGGCTCGATGAAGATGCGCGAGGAGGTCGACGCGCTGAAGGTCATCGGCCTCAATCCGATCGGCGTCCTGGTCTTTCCACGTCTGGTTGCCCTGGTGATCGCCTTGCCCTGTCTGACGATCATCGCTAATTTCGCCGCGCTCGGCGGCGGCATTGTCGCGGCCTGGCTCTACTCCGATATCCCCCCCGCTGCCTTCATCGACCGGTTGCGTGTCGCAATCGATCTCAGCACGATTTTCGCCGGGCTGATCAAGGCGCCGTTCATGGCCATGATCATCGGCACGATCGCTTCAGTCGAGGGCATGAAGGTCGGCGGCAGTGCCGAATCGCTCGGGCAGCACGTGACCGCTTCGGTGGTGAAGTCGATCTTCGTCGTCATCATTCTCGACGGACTTTTCGCCATGTTCTACGCAGCGATCCAGTTCTAG
- a CDS encoding DUF2865 domain-containing protein, which yields MASGGLKQAHAAVLLGLLLSGAVVSEPQAASRVCRQLEAELAAASRGGGGPAMIRKYDAAIYRQREQISKARSQADNAGCGFSLFSRNINRCAGLNATIERMSANLDSLQAKRAQLAGGSSRRDRGRILAALDANDCRDDAVAPRREPPLEANREDGGNANLFDQLFGGDDRQIDTLDQPDDSGEERDVGRVLNQPGSPDVASSGGEFHTSCVRTCDGYFFPMSNAASAGDFERDQKNCESACPGTEMQVFYSRGMDDDSASMMSSVTGRPYGELPTAYLYKQPDMSRPPACGCNAAQNFQIIGGNSPSPQQSQPEPEAAPLVPVPALKPDPGADPETLANRDGGLDREAIKRLSAKPVTSPVSAVPPDQRKVRVVGPTFLPDPSGAIDLQAPAPKAVQ from the coding sequence ATGGCGAGCGGAGGTTTGAAGCAGGCGCATGCTGCCGTGCTGCTTGGCCTTCTGCTGTCCGGCGCCGTGGTCAGCGAGCCGCAGGCCGCTTCGCGGGTCTGCCGTCAACTGGAGGCCGAGCTCGCCGCGGCTTCGCGTGGCGGCGGCGGTCCGGCAATGATCCGCAAATACGATGCGGCCATCTACCGGCAGCGCGAACAGATCTCCAAGGCCCGCAGCCAGGCGGACAATGCCGGTTGCGGGTTTTCACTATTTTCCCGCAACATCAACCGGTGCGCCGGGCTCAACGCCACCATCGAGCGCATGAGCGCCAATCTCGACAGTCTGCAAGCCAAGCGCGCCCAACTCGCCGGCGGCAGTTCACGCCGCGACCGGGGCCGTATCCTGGCGGCGCTCGATGCCAATGACTGTCGTGACGATGCGGTTGCGCCGCGCCGCGAGCCTCCGCTGGAAGCGAATCGTGAAGATGGAGGCAATGCCAATCTCTTCGACCAGCTTTTCGGCGGCGACGACCGTCAGATCGATACATTGGACCAGCCTGACGATTCCGGGGAGGAACGCGATGTCGGCCGCGTCCTGAACCAGCCCGGCAGTCCGGACGTTGCGAGCAGCGGCGGCGAATTCCACACCAGTTGCGTGCGCACTTGCGACGGCTATTTCTTCCCCATGTCGAACGCCGCCTCGGCCGGCGATTTCGAGCGCGACCAGAAGAATTGCGAATCAGCCTGCCCCGGCACCGAGATGCAGGTCTTCTATTCGCGCGGCATGGACGATGATTCGGCATCGATGATGTCATCGGTCACCGGCAGGCCCTACGGCGAATTGCCGACCGCCTATCTCTACAAGCAGCCCGACATGTCGCGGCCGCCCGCGTGCGGCTGCAACGCCGCGCAGAATTTCCAGATCATTGGCGGCAACTCGCCAAGCCCCCAACAGTCACAGCCCGAACCGGAAGCGGCACCGCTCGTTCCGGTGCCGGCCTTAAAGCCCGATCCGGGTGCCGACCCGGAGACCCTGGCCAACAGGGACGGCGGGCTCGACCGTGAGGCCATCAAGCGCCTCTCGGCCAAGCCTGTGACATCGCCGGTTTCTGCCGTGCCTCCGGACCAGCGCAAGGTCAGGGTCGTCGGGCCAACGTTCCTTCCCGACCCATCAGGGGCAATAGATCTGCAAGCTCCGGCCCCGAAGGCAGTCCAGTAA